One Antennarius striatus isolate MH-2024 chromosome 17, ASM4005453v1, whole genome shotgun sequence genomic window carries:
- the si:dkey-157l19.2 gene encoding NHS-like protein 3 isoform X2 — protein MSNRDSLGFGDLLPQDVVDIFAQEKHKRGKKKRSHSLGRALGWLKGKKKKDLDAKGGLGLGPALDLAVDGHPTGHQGQHKGGQRSGRQAHPQAVPKLVDDKTPAPPSLQENVFVEASRPEYLENLHSEALEGLKMMQQEETDQGVEYRDNESTISMMTVQTDGEGGGFVTDSTIADTTSVISVQSSVSTRSSRSGLTRQKSTFRPLNSGNKPEKTKKRKRHRKTIGAIPQHVQMELGLDRGGWTVAQRLDEEQLYNGDPDNSPTTDVPQQAVESQNEASGSSENTNTIQPINRDQIKQRIAPHAGHRDDMALLKCLGPNSTDEQRPRSVAVPWMTTANSLQPELPSPVMSMSPQAAYMSKIIPNAVLPPSIDVVEISRGRSRNSVRTVSKSSLLLSSPAPSRASSKASSRASSRASTVNSPSQPQNMSDSSCWSHSDSSETLVSDSSTISRNSTPQTSPYADGFKQDGQLPLSSSLSQSSACASNGKVIVKGEVIKKEGQFIRSLSVMKPKRAPPPPNRSYSLYNKMKRRSRDLMEVAAPVGESSHHKVSASGEENVKNKYSGSRNLDSPGYNADTSSLDDSTGSASVSPIRPQAGKAEAAVSKGASQQKQESLQENKLSEVSPSSGYSSQDGKRPHGSSSKHKKGILAKLQRLFPGSSPVSTRRPLTQPVLPENSKLKEDLKSNSSVETASVSPSVRTLIELFNIPPHPKVHAPPPPPPEVWAHSKRSFELLLGPPAPDNLHAIIKKNPKDRRQQRNSSSSSTESSVKSLVERKHKSLTATVETKKVQESMVLNAEIQKEYNDRLANQNVDLKGNSKVTEKDEKVRVRDMLNGMLVKAVERREGRLAAVKEEEAKTSTQVTEVDSSPAISLKHTPPSLPAAYNPSHPPTNQTSGKVVSPEFSWPPPPPPIGLSASRDFELPLPPPPVFSEEVLVMPVQVPPERSIPGGDASSTTTSVLSECVRLTAEAEPQKPSGSQGALPVVLNIPPPPPYTAPPPPIKAVPPPTIKKISPPFHEDVSPPPKDVFRIQPKIFSTEPPGEVAPAQPKEVPPPPLLKGIPLPPLKEVSSLPSKEVLPPPPIAISLPPPKEVPPPPTVVSLPPPQEVPPPPPTVVSLPPPQEVPPPPPTVVSLPPPKEVPPPPPTVVSLPPPKEVPPPPPTVVSLPPPKEVPPPPPTVVSLPPPKEVPPPPPTVVSLPPPKEVPPPPPAVVSFPPPKEVPPPPAVVSLPPPEKVPPSPPKEVSLTPPEEVSPPLVKEVSTTSVRLVSPPSVEISPLPPKELSVEVVPPPSSQVNVHDSSEETPPVSELAPPENIPPPPPIQAQSPEETVPSKSDTDPSSINSTLNPPPSIPPPPQELLIQPQIVPTKNEGPVTQEVQSPPSDVSIQPTLESSVPTEGSSVSLSSPPVNIPLPTVLPVEGLGSIENQPNPANSENQTAELTSTPVVQEKPTVIVTPSILQVVKLRSVSNSPEPPKAQEVEATVSNQVPTSSASGETPQKPIRKSLIATSPTSSSPPVVVISQAAHSKSESTVIQPASSPTAVSPTVKSPPATIAAPSMNLQEAIRLRTAARSQTSSAPRISLHSQTSPTGFHKSPTSTASFIFSKSNKRAMIETRHMAGERAAIKKNLEGSSVTKVMDSEAELVKKGVKVPPPVAKKPKTMGKEVETSVGTEQTAGQEALKESITDAEEKTNGTAGTVGETPST, from the exons CTGTACCAAAGCTCGTTGATGACAAAACCCCAGCGCCCCCGTCGCTCCAGGAGAACGTGTTCGTGGAGGCCAGCAGGCCCGAGTATCTTGAGAACCTTCACAGTGAGGCGCTGGAGGGATTGAAAATGATGCAGCAGGAAG AAACTGATCAGGGGGTGGAGTATCGGGATAATGAAAGCACAATT TCAATGATGACGGTCCAGACAGATggggaaggtggaggatttgtgACAGACAGCACCATTGCTGACACAACTTCTGTCATCTCTGTACAATCAAGTGTCTCCACGAGGTCTTCCCGCTCTGGACTCACCAGGCAAA AATCCACATTCAGGCCATTGAACTCTGGAAACAAGCCGGAAAAGACTAAGAAAAGGAAACGACACAGGAAGACGATTGGGGCTATCCCACAGCATGTTCAGATGGAACTAG GTCTGGATCGGGGGGGTTGGACAGTGGCTCAAAGGTTAGATGAGGAACAGCTTTATAATGGTGACCCTGACAACAGCCCGACCACTGATGTGCCACAGCAGGCAGTAGAGTCACAGAACGAAGCCAGCGGCAGttctgagaacacaaacaccaTCCAACCCATCAACAGAGACCAGATTAAGCAGCGCATTGCCCCCCATGCTGGTCATAGGGATGACATGGCCTTGCTGAAGTGCCTGGGCCCTAACTCGACTGATGAGCAGAGGCCTCGATCGGTGGCCGTTCCCTGGATGACCACTGCCAACAGCCTCCAACCGGAGCTGCCCAGCCCTGTCATGTCCATGTCACCCCAGGCTGCCTACATGTCCAAAATCATCCCCAATGCTGTGTTGCCACCTTCCATCGATGTGGTGGAAATCAGTCGCGGACGGAGTCGCAACAGCGTCCGTACTGTCAGCAAGAGCAGCCTGTTACTGTCCAGCCCCGCGCCCTCTCGGGCCTCCTCTAAAGCCTCCTCCAGAGCCTCCTCCAGAGCCTCCACCGTTAACTCTCCATCTCAACCTCAAAATATGTCAGATAGCTCATGTTGGAGCCACTCGGATTCCTCGGAAACCTTGGTATCGGATTCCTCAACCATCTCCAGAAACAGCACCCCGCAGACGTCACCGTATGCAGATGGCTTTAAACAAGATGGCcaacttcctctttcctcttcccTCAGTCAATCTTCAGCATGCGCCTCCAATGGCAAGGTCATTGTTAAGGGAGAAGTGATAAAGAAAGAGGGGCAGTTTATTCGTAGCCTGTCAGTGATGAAGCCAAAGAGggcacctcctcctccaaatCGCTCCTATTCTCTTTACAATAAGATGAAGCGGCGGTCACGTGATCTGATGGAGGTTGCAGCACCTGTAGGGGAGTCTTCTCACCATAAAGTCTCTGCCTCAGGTGAGGAGAATGTCAAAAACAAGTATTCTGGGTCCAGAAACCTGGACAGTCCTGGATACAATGCTGACACCAGTTCTCTGGATGATTCTACAGGTTCTGCGTCTGTCAGTCCCATCAGACCCCAGGCAGGAAAGGCAGAGGCAGCAGTTTCCAAAGGTGCTTCACAACAAAAGCAGGAATCCCTTCAGGAGAATAAGCTAAGCGAAGTCTCCCCATCCAGTGGCTACTCCAGCCAAGATGGCAAACGACCCCACGGCTCATCGTCAAAACACAAGAAAGGCATCTTAGCAAAGCTTCAGAGGCTTTTTCCTGGGTCCTCTCCTGTTTCAACTCGGCGTCCTCTCACGCAGCCAGTGCTTCCTGAAAATTCAAAATTGAAAGAGGATCTCAAATCTAACAGCTCGGTTGAAACTGCTAGCGTTAGCCCTTCTGTACGGACCTTGATAGAACTCTTCAACATCCCTCCACATCCCAAAGTCCAcgcacctccacctcctcctccagaggtGTGGGCTCACAGCAAGCGTAGCTTTGAGTTGCTGCTGGGACCCCCGGCACCTGATAACCTTCATGCCATCATAAAGAAGAATccaaaagacaggagacaacaGAGgaactcctcttcttcatctacAGAAAGCTCTGTGAAGAGTTTggtggagagaaaacacaagagtTTGACTGCAACAGTGGAAACAAAGAAAGTTCAAGAAAGTATGGTATTGAATGCAGAGATTCAGAAAGAGTACAACGACAGACTGGCCAATCAGAATGTTGATTTGAAAGGAAATAGTAAAGTGActgaaaaagatgagaaagtaAGAGTACGTGACATGTTAAACGGAATGTTAGTGAAGGCGGTAGAGAGACGTGAAGGCCGGCTGGCAGCcgtgaaagaagaggaagccAAGACATCCACGCAGGTtacagaggtggactcgtcacCCGCcatttcattaaaacacactcctccctctcttcctgcaGCATATAATCCTTCCCACCCGCCAACCAATCAGACATCAGGAAAGGTCGTGTCCCCTGAGTTCTCCtggcccccacctcctccaccgATAGGCCTCAGTGCATCTCGTGATTTTGAgcttcctcttccccctcccccAGTGTTTAGCGAGGAGGTCTTAGTTATGCCAGTGCAGGTACCCCCAGAGAGGTCCATTCCTGGTGGGGACGCCTCGTCTACAACCACATCCGTATTATCAGAATGTGTTAGGCTGACCGCAGAGGCTGAACCACAGAAACCCAGTGGATCCCAGGGAGCCCTACCTGTTGTTCTGAACATCCCACCTCCCCCACCATATACAGCTCCCCCTCCACCTATTAAAGCAGTTCCCCCACCTACAATAAAAAAGATCTCTCCTCCATTCCatgaagacgtttctcctccACCGAAAGATGTTTTTCGAATCCAACCTAAAATATTCTCTACAGAACCACCTGGAGAAGTCGCTCCAGCACAACCCAAAgaggttcctcctcctcctctcctgaagggaattcctcttcctccacttaAAGAAGTTTCTTCTCTACCATCTAAAGAGGTTTTGCCTCCACCTCCTATAGCGATTTCTCTTCCTCCACCCAAAGAAGTCCCTCCACCACCTACAGTGGTTTCTCTTCCTCCACCACAAGAAgtccctcctccaccacctaCAGTGGTTTCTCTTCCTCCACCACAAGAAgtccctccaccaccacctacAGTGGTTTCTCTTCCTCCACCCAAAGAAgtccctcctccaccacctaCAGTGGTTTCTCTTCCTCCACCCAAAGAAgtccctcctccaccacctaCAGTGGTTTCTCTTCCTCCACCCAAAGAAgtccctcctccaccacctaCAGTGGTTTCTCTTCCTCCACCCAAAGAAgtccctcctccaccacctaCAGTGGTTTCTCTTCCTCCACCCAAAGAAgtccctcctccaccacctgcaGTGGTTTCTTTTCCTCCACCCAAAGAAGTCCCTCCACCACCTGCAGTGgtttctcttcctccacctgaAAAAGTCCCTCCTTCACCACCGAAAGAGGTTTCTCTTACCCCACCTGAAGAAGTCTCCCCTCCTCTTGTTAAAGAAGTCTCCACCACATCGGTTAGACTAGTATCCCCACCATCAGTGGAGATCTCCCCTCTACCTCCTAAAGAGCTCTCAGTTGAAGTGGTTCCTCCACCATCTTCTCAAGTGAATGTCCATGATTCCTCTGAGGAGACACCACCTGTTAGTGAACTTGCTCCACCGGAAAAtattccaccaccaccaccaatacAAGCCCAATCACCGGAGGAGACTGTTCCATCTAAATCTGACACTGACCCATCTTCGATCAACAGTACTCTCAATCCCCCTCCAAGTATTCCTCCACCTCCCCAAGAGCTTCTCATCCAGCCTCAGATTGTACCCACAAAAAATGAGGGTCCGGTAACCCAGGAAGTCCAATCACCACCATCTGATGTTTCCATCCAACCAACTCTTGAATCCTCTGTTCCAACAGAAGGTTCCTCAGTaagtctttcttctcctcctgtaAACATTCCTTTACCTACAGTCTTACCTGTGGAGGGACTTGGCAGCATAGAGAACCAACCTAATCCTGCAAACTCAGAAAATCAAACCGCAGAGCTGACCTCAACTCCCGTTGTGCAGGAGAAACCCACTGTCATTGTCACCCCATCCATCCTACAGGTAGTCAAGCTGAGGTCAGTCAGTAACAGCCCTGAGCCTCCTAAAGCGCAAGAGGTTGAGGCCACAGTGAGCAATCAAGTCCCAACTTCATCCGCCAGTGGTGAGACACCTCAGAAGCCCATCAGGAAGTCTCTGATCGCGACCTCTCCAACGTCCAGCTCGCCGCCTGTGGTTGTTATTTCTCAAGCTGCTCATTCCAAGTCCGAGTCCACCGTGATTCAACCTGCATCTTCACCCACAGCTGTGTCCCCCACAGTAAAGTCCCCTCCTGCCACGATCGCTGCTCCTTCCATGAACCTGCAGGAAGCTATCCGTCTGAGGACAGCAGCCAGGTCACAAACTAGTTCTGCCCCTCGCATCAGCTTGCACTCACAAACATCGCCAACCGGCTTTCATAAGTCTCCCACCAGCACAGCGAGCTTTATCTTCTCCAAAAGCAACAAGAGGGCGATGATAGAGACCAGGCACATGGCTGGGGAAAGGGCAGCCATAAAGAAGAACCTGGAGGGTTCCTCTGTAACAAAGGTTATGGATAGTGAAGCAGAGTTGGTGAAGAAGGGAGTGAAGGTGCCACCACCTGTTGCAAAGAAACCCAAAACAATGGGAAAAGAGGTGGAGACCAGTGTAGGGACGGAGCAAactgcaggacaggaagcacTAAAGGAGAGTATCACAG ATGCTGAAGAGAAGACAAATGGGACAGCAGGTACTGTAGGAGAGACGCCATCGACGTGA
- the si:dkey-157l19.2 gene encoding NHS-like protein 3 isoform X4: MSNRDSLGFGDLLPQDVVDIFAQEKHKRGKKKRSHSLGRALGWLKGKKKKDLDAKGGLGLGPALDLAVDGHPTGHQGQHKGGQRSGRQAHPQGNSHAVPKLVDDKTPAPPSLQENVFVEASRPEYLENLHSEALEGLKMMQQEETDQGVEYRDNESTISMMTVQTDGEGGGFVTDSTIADTTSVISVQSSVSTRSSRSGLTRQKSTFRPLNSGNKPEKTKKRKRHRKTIGAIPQHVQMELGLDRGGWTVAQRLDEEQLYNGDPDNSPTTDVPQQAVESQNEASGSSENTNTIQPINRDQIKQRIAPHAGHRDDMALLKCLGPNSTDEQRPRSVAVPWMTTANSLQPELPSPVMSMSPQAAYMSKIIPNAVLPPSIDVVEISRGRSRNSVRTVSKSSLLLSSPAPSRASSKASSRASSRASTVNSPSQPQNMSDSSCWSHSDSSETLVSDSSTISRNSTPQTSPYADGFKQDGQLPLSSSLSQSSACASNGKVIVKGEVIKKEGQFIRSLSVMKPKRAPPPPNRSYSLYNKMKRRSRDLMEVAAPVGESSHHKVSASGEENVKNKYSGSRNLDSPGYNADTSSLDDSTGSASVSPIRPQAGKAEAAVSKGASQQKQESLQENKLSEVSPSSGYSSQDGKRPHGSSSKHKKGILAKLQRLFPGSSPVSTRRPLTQPVLPENSKLKEDLKSNSSVETASVSPSVRTLIELFNIPPHPKVHAPPPPPPEVWAHSKRSFELLLGPPAPDNLHAIIKKNPKDRRQQRNSSSSSTESSVKSLVERKHKSLTATVETKKVQESMVLNAEIQKEYNDRLANQNVDLKGNSKVTEKDEKVRVRDMLNGMLVKAVERREGRLAAVKEEEAKTSTQVTEVDSSPAISLKHTPPSLPAAYNPSHPPTNQTSGKVVSPEFSWPPPPPPIGLSASRDFELPLPPPPVFSEEVLVMPVQVPPERSIPGGDASSTTTSVLSECVRLTAEAEPQKPSGSQGALPVVLNIPPPPPYTAPPPPIKAVPPPTIKKISPPFHEDVSPPPKDVFRIQPKIFSTEPPGEVAPAQPKEVPPPPLLKGIPLPPLKEVSSLPSKEVLPPPPIAISLPPPKEVPPPPTVVSLPPPQEVPPPPPTVVSLPPPQEVPPPPPTVVSLPPPKEVPPPPPTVVSLPPPKEVPPPPPTVVSLPPPKEVPPPPPTVVSLPPPKEVPPPPPTVVSLPPPKEVPPPPPAVVSFPPPKEVPPPPAVVSLPPPEKVPPSPPKEVSLTPPEEVSPPLVKEVSTTSVRLVSPPSVEISPLPPKELSVEVVPPPSSQVNVHDSSEETPPVSELAPPENIPPPPPIQAQSPEETVPSKSDTDPSSINSTLNPPPSIPPPPQELLIQPQIVPTKNEGPVTQEVQSPPSDVSIQPTLESSVPTEGSSVVKLRSVSNSPEPPKAQEVEATVSNQVPTSSASGETPQKPIRKSLIATSPTSSSPPVVVISQAAHSKSESTVIQPASSPTAVSPTVKSPPATIAAPSMNLQEAIRLRTAARSQTSSAPRISLHSQTSPTGFHKSPTSTASFIFSKSNKRAMIETRHMAGERAAIKKNLEGSSVTKVMDSEAELVKKGVKVPPPVAKKPKTMGKEVETSVGTEQTAGQEALKESITDAEEKTNGTAGTVGETPST, translated from the exons CTGTACCAAAGCTCGTTGATGACAAAACCCCAGCGCCCCCGTCGCTCCAGGAGAACGTGTTCGTGGAGGCCAGCAGGCCCGAGTATCTTGAGAACCTTCACAGTGAGGCGCTGGAGGGATTGAAAATGATGCAGCAGGAAG AAACTGATCAGGGGGTGGAGTATCGGGATAATGAAAGCACAATT TCAATGATGACGGTCCAGACAGATggggaaggtggaggatttgtgACAGACAGCACCATTGCTGACACAACTTCTGTCATCTCTGTACAATCAAGTGTCTCCACGAGGTCTTCCCGCTCTGGACTCACCAGGCAAA AATCCACATTCAGGCCATTGAACTCTGGAAACAAGCCGGAAAAGACTAAGAAAAGGAAACGACACAGGAAGACGATTGGGGCTATCCCACAGCATGTTCAGATGGAACTAG GTCTGGATCGGGGGGGTTGGACAGTGGCTCAAAGGTTAGATGAGGAACAGCTTTATAATGGTGACCCTGACAACAGCCCGACCACTGATGTGCCACAGCAGGCAGTAGAGTCACAGAACGAAGCCAGCGGCAGttctgagaacacaaacaccaTCCAACCCATCAACAGAGACCAGATTAAGCAGCGCATTGCCCCCCATGCTGGTCATAGGGATGACATGGCCTTGCTGAAGTGCCTGGGCCCTAACTCGACTGATGAGCAGAGGCCTCGATCGGTGGCCGTTCCCTGGATGACCACTGCCAACAGCCTCCAACCGGAGCTGCCCAGCCCTGTCATGTCCATGTCACCCCAGGCTGCCTACATGTCCAAAATCATCCCCAATGCTGTGTTGCCACCTTCCATCGATGTGGTGGAAATCAGTCGCGGACGGAGTCGCAACAGCGTCCGTACTGTCAGCAAGAGCAGCCTGTTACTGTCCAGCCCCGCGCCCTCTCGGGCCTCCTCTAAAGCCTCCTCCAGAGCCTCCTCCAGAGCCTCCACCGTTAACTCTCCATCTCAACCTCAAAATATGTCAGATAGCTCATGTTGGAGCCACTCGGATTCCTCGGAAACCTTGGTATCGGATTCCTCAACCATCTCCAGAAACAGCACCCCGCAGACGTCACCGTATGCAGATGGCTTTAAACAAGATGGCcaacttcctctttcctcttcccTCAGTCAATCTTCAGCATGCGCCTCCAATGGCAAGGTCATTGTTAAGGGAGAAGTGATAAAGAAAGAGGGGCAGTTTATTCGTAGCCTGTCAGTGATGAAGCCAAAGAGggcacctcctcctccaaatCGCTCCTATTCTCTTTACAATAAGATGAAGCGGCGGTCACGTGATCTGATGGAGGTTGCAGCACCTGTAGGGGAGTCTTCTCACCATAAAGTCTCTGCCTCAGGTGAGGAGAATGTCAAAAACAAGTATTCTGGGTCCAGAAACCTGGACAGTCCTGGATACAATGCTGACACCAGTTCTCTGGATGATTCTACAGGTTCTGCGTCTGTCAGTCCCATCAGACCCCAGGCAGGAAAGGCAGAGGCAGCAGTTTCCAAAGGTGCTTCACAACAAAAGCAGGAATCCCTTCAGGAGAATAAGCTAAGCGAAGTCTCCCCATCCAGTGGCTACTCCAGCCAAGATGGCAAACGACCCCACGGCTCATCGTCAAAACACAAGAAAGGCATCTTAGCAAAGCTTCAGAGGCTTTTTCCTGGGTCCTCTCCTGTTTCAACTCGGCGTCCTCTCACGCAGCCAGTGCTTCCTGAAAATTCAAAATTGAAAGAGGATCTCAAATCTAACAGCTCGGTTGAAACTGCTAGCGTTAGCCCTTCTGTACGGACCTTGATAGAACTCTTCAACATCCCTCCACATCCCAAAGTCCAcgcacctccacctcctcctccagaggtGTGGGCTCACAGCAAGCGTAGCTTTGAGTTGCTGCTGGGACCCCCGGCACCTGATAACCTTCATGCCATCATAAAGAAGAATccaaaagacaggagacaacaGAGgaactcctcttcttcatctacAGAAAGCTCTGTGAAGAGTTTggtggagagaaaacacaagagtTTGACTGCAACAGTGGAAACAAAGAAAGTTCAAGAAAGTATGGTATTGAATGCAGAGATTCAGAAAGAGTACAACGACAGACTGGCCAATCAGAATGTTGATTTGAAAGGAAATAGTAAAGTGActgaaaaagatgagaaagtaAGAGTACGTGACATGTTAAACGGAATGTTAGTGAAGGCGGTAGAGAGACGTGAAGGCCGGCTGGCAGCcgtgaaagaagaggaagccAAGACATCCACGCAGGTtacagaggtggactcgtcacCCGCcatttcattaaaacacactcctccctctcttcctgcaGCATATAATCCTTCCCACCCGCCAACCAATCAGACATCAGGAAAGGTCGTGTCCCCTGAGTTCTCCtggcccccacctcctccaccgATAGGCCTCAGTGCATCTCGTGATTTTGAgcttcctcttccccctcccccAGTGTTTAGCGAGGAGGTCTTAGTTATGCCAGTGCAGGTACCCCCAGAGAGGTCCATTCCTGGTGGGGACGCCTCGTCTACAACCACATCCGTATTATCAGAATGTGTTAGGCTGACCGCAGAGGCTGAACCACAGAAACCCAGTGGATCCCAGGGAGCCCTACCTGTTGTTCTGAACATCCCACCTCCCCCACCATATACAGCTCCCCCTCCACCTATTAAAGCAGTTCCCCCACCTACAATAAAAAAGATCTCTCCTCCATTCCatgaagacgtttctcctccACCGAAAGATGTTTTTCGAATCCAACCTAAAATATTCTCTACAGAACCACCTGGAGAAGTCGCTCCAGCACAACCCAAAgaggttcctcctcctcctctcctgaagggaattcctcttcctccacttaAAGAAGTTTCTTCTCTACCATCTAAAGAGGTTTTGCCTCCACCTCCTATAGCGATTTCTCTTCCTCCACCCAAAGAAGTCCCTCCACCACCTACAGTGGTTTCTCTTCCTCCACCACAAGAAgtccctcctccaccacctaCAGTGGTTTCTCTTCCTCCACCACAAGAAgtccctccaccaccacctacAGTGGTTTCTCTTCCTCCACCCAAAGAAgtccctcctccaccacctaCAGTGGTTTCTCTTCCTCCACCCAAAGAAgtccctcctccaccacctaCAGTGGTTTCTCTTCCTCCACCCAAAGAAgtccctcctccaccacctaCAGTGGTTTCTCTTCCTCCACCCAAAGAAgtccctcctccaccacctaCAGTGGTTTCTCTTCCTCCACCCAAAGAAgtccctcctccaccacctgcaGTGGTTTCTTTTCCTCCACCCAAAGAAGTCCCTCCACCACCTGCAGTGgtttctcttcctccacctgaAAAAGTCCCTCCTTCACCACCGAAAGAGGTTTCTCTTACCCCACCTGAAGAAGTCTCCCCTCCTCTTGTTAAAGAAGTCTCCACCACATCGGTTAGACTAGTATCCCCACCATCAGTGGAGATCTCCCCTCTACCTCCTAAAGAGCTCTCAGTTGAAGTGGTTCCTCCACCATCTTCTCAAGTGAATGTCCATGATTCCTCTGAGGAGACACCACCTGTTAGTGAACTTGCTCCACCGGAAAAtattccaccaccaccaccaatacAAGCCCAATCACCGGAGGAGACTGTTCCATCTAAATCTGACACTGACCCATCTTCGATCAACAGTACTCTCAATCCCCCTCCAAGTATTCCTCCACCTCCCCAAGAGCTTCTCATCCAGCCTCAGATTGTACCCACAAAAAATGAGGGTCCGGTAACCCAGGAAGTCCAATCACCACCATCTGATGTTTCCATCCAACCAACTCTTGAATCCTCTGTTCCAACAGAAGGTTCCTCA GTAGTCAAGCTGAGGTCAGTCAGTAACAGCCCTGAGCCTCCTAAAGCGCAAGAGGTTGAGGCCACAGTGAGCAATCAAGTCCCAACTTCATCCGCCAGTGGTGAGACACCTCAGAAGCCCATCAGGAAGTCTCTGATCGCGACCTCTCCAACGTCCAGCTCGCCGCCTGTGGTTGTTATTTCTCAAGCTGCTCATTCCAAGTCCGAGTCCACCGTGATTCAACCTGCATCTTCACCCACAGCTGTGTCCCCCACAGTAAAGTCCCCTCCTGCCACGATCGCTGCTCCTTCCATGAACCTGCAGGAAGCTATCCGTCTGAGGACAGCAGCCAGGTCACAAACTAGTTCTGCCCCTCGCATCAGCTTGCACTCACAAACATCGCCAACCGGCTTTCATAAGTCTCCCACCAGCACAGCGAGCTTTATCTTCTCCAAAAGCAACAAGAGGGCGATGATAGAGACCAGGCACATGGCTGGGGAAAGGGCAGCCATAAAGAAGAACCTGGAGGGTTCCTCTGTAACAAAGGTTATGGATAGTGAAGCAGAGTTGGTGAAGAAGGGAGTGAAGGTGCCACCACCTGTTGCAAAGAAACCCAAAACAATGGGAAAAGAGGTGGAGACCAGTGTAGGGACGGAGCAAactgcaggacaggaagcacTAAAGGAGAGTATCACAG ATGCTGAAGAGAAGACAAATGGGACAGCAGGTACTGTAGGAGAGACGCCATCGACGTGA